One Vibrio neonatus genomic window carries:
- the tusB gene encoding sulfurtransferase complex subunit TusB has translation MLHIVTRLHFVETLSSYVLDKDSILLVEEAVYAINPKHKLHACLPAQVTIKALQPDVSARGLEAVCAVHIECVDFAGFVDLTAEHSKSLTW, from the coding sequence ATGTTGCACATAGTAACTCGTCTGCACTTTGTAGAGACTCTATCTTCGTATGTGTTAGATAAAGACAGTATATTGCTGGTTGAAGAGGCGGTGTATGCCATCAATCCTAAGCATAAATTGCATGCTTGTTTGCCTGCACAAGTGACCATTAAGGCGTTGCAGCCTGATGTGAGCGCAAGAGGATTAGAAGCAGTGTGCGCGGTGCATATTGAATGTGTCGATTTTGCCGGTTTTGTTGACCTTACAGCAGAGCACAGTAAATCCTTAACTTGGTAA
- the rpsL gene encoding 30S ribosomal protein S12 — translation MATINQLVRKPRAKQVVKSNVPALEACPQKRGVCTRVYTTTPKKPNSALRKVCRVRLTNGFEVTSYIGGEGHNLQEHSVVLIRGGRVKDLPGVRYHTVRGALDCAGVNDRKQGRSKYGVKRPKS, via the coding sequence ATGGCAACTATTAACCAGTTGGTACGCAAGCCACGTGCAAAGCAAGTTGTTAAAAGCAACGTGCCTGCACTAGAAGCGTGCCCACAAAAACGTGGTGTATGTACTCGTGTTTACACAACTACACCAAAAAAACCTAACTCAGCACTTCGTAAGGTTTGCCGTGTTCGTCTAACGAACGGCTTTGAAGTGACTTCGTACATCGGCGGTGAAGGTCACAACCTTCAAGAGCACAGTGTTGTTCTTATCCGTGGCGGTCGTGTTAAAGACCTTCCTGGTGTACGTTACCACACTGTTCGTGGTGCACTTGACTGTGCAGGCGTAAATGACCGTAAACAAGGTCGTTCTAAGTACGGTGTGAAGCGTCCTAAGTCTTAA
- the fusA gene encoding elongation factor G, with product MARKTPIERYRNIGIVAHVDAGKTTTSERILFYTGLSHKIGEVHDGAAIMDWMEQEQERGITITSAATTTFWRGMEAQFQDHRINIIDTPGHVDFTIEVERSLRVLDGAVVVFCGASGVEPQSETVWRQADKYHVPRLVFVNKMDRTGADFLRVVDQIEERLGATPVPIQLNIGAEDEFAGVVDLIKMKRISWNEADQGMSFSYEDVPADMLETAEEWRTNLVEAAAEANEELMDKYLEEGELTEAEIKQGLRIRTLNNEIVLATCGSAFKNKGVQAVLDAVVDFLPSPVDVPAIQGVDENENVVERHADDKEPFSALAFKIATDPFVGTLTFMRVYSGVVKSAGTVYNSVKEKKERLGRIVQMHSNKREEVKEVYAGDIAAVIGLKDVTTGDTLCDQNHKVILERMEFPDPVIQIVVEPRSQADQDKMAIALEKLAAEDPSFHVEMDNETGQTLISGMGELHLDIIVDRMKREFNVGCNVGNPQVAYREAIRGKTKVEGKFIRQGERNQYGHVWLELEPSEPGEGFVFVNDIVDGVVPSEYISSVSKGIEEQMINGVLAGYPMQDVKATLVDGSYHDVDSSEIAFRIAASMAFREGALDAQPVLLEPMMKVEITTPEDWMGSVVGDLNRRRGIIEGMEDGTAGLKVVRAQVPLSVMFGYSTDLRSATQGRASYSMEFSEYAEVPKNVADAIIAERG from the coding sequence GTGGCTCGTAAAACTCCTATTGAGCGCTACCGTAATATCGGTATCGTAGCTCACGTAGATGCAGGTAAAACAACCACAAGTGAGCGTATTCTATTCTATACCGGTCTCTCTCATAAAATTGGTGAGGTTCATGACGGCGCAGCTATCATGGACTGGATGGAGCAAGAGCAAGAACGTGGTATTACTATCACTTCTGCGGCGACCACCACCTTTTGGCGCGGTATGGAAGCTCAATTCCAAGATCATCGCATCAACATTATCGATACCCCTGGACACGTTGACTTTACTATCGAAGTAGAACGCTCATTGCGTGTACTTGATGGTGCCGTTGTCGTTTTCTGTGGCGCATCGGGTGTTGAGCCTCAATCTGAGACAGTGTGGCGTCAAGCGGATAAGTACCATGTTCCTCGTTTAGTGTTCGTAAACAAAATGGACCGTACAGGCGCTGACTTCCTACGCGTTGTCGATCAAATTGAAGAGCGTCTTGGCGCAACTCCAGTGCCTATCCAATTAAACATTGGTGCTGAAGACGAATTTGCAGGTGTTGTAGACCTGATCAAGATGAAGCGCATCAGCTGGAATGAAGCTGATCAAGGTATGTCTTTCTCTTATGAAGATGTCCCTGCTGATATGCTTGAAACTGCTGAAGAATGGCGTACTAACTTAGTAGAAGCTGCTGCTGAAGCTAACGAAGAGCTGATGGATAAGTACCTTGAAGAAGGTGAGTTAACGGAAGCTGAGATCAAACAAGGTCTACGTATCCGTACTCTTAACAACGAAATTGTACTTGCAACTTGTGGTAGTGCCTTTAAAAACAAAGGTGTACAAGCAGTACTTGATGCAGTTGTTGATTTCTTACCATCACCTGTTGATGTGCCGGCAATTCAAGGTGTTGATGAAAACGAAAATGTTGTTGAGCGTCATGCCGACGACAAAGAACCGTTTTCTGCATTAGCATTTAAGATAGCAACAGACCCGTTTGTAGGTACCTTAACCTTCATGCGCGTTTACTCTGGTGTTGTCAAATCGGCTGGAACAGTCTACAACTCAGTTAAAGAGAAAAAAGAACGTCTTGGTCGAATTGTACAAATGCACTCGAACAAGCGTGAAGAAGTGAAAGAAGTTTACGCAGGTGACATCGCGGCCGTTATCGGCCTAAAAGATGTGACAACAGGTGATACATTGTGCGATCAGAATCACAAGGTGATTCTAGAACGTATGGAATTCCCTGACCCTGTAATTCAAATTGTGGTAGAACCTAGATCTCAAGCAGACCAAGATAAAATGGCCATCGCTTTAGAGAAGCTAGCTGCCGAAGATCCTTCTTTCCACGTGGAAATGGATAACGAAACAGGTCAAACCTTGATCTCTGGTATGGGTGAGCTTCACTTAGATATCATCGTTGACCGTATGAAGCGTGAATTTAACGTTGGTTGTAACGTAGGTAACCCTCAGGTTGCTTACCGCGAAGCAATTCGTGGCAAGACCAAAGTTGAAGGTAAATTTATTCGTCAAGGTGAACGTAACCAGTATGGTCACGTATGGCTTGAGCTTGAGCCATCAGAACCGGGCGAAGGTTTTGTTTTTGTGAACGATATTGTGGACGGTGTAGTTCCTAGCGAATACATCAGTTCGGTATCGAAAGGTATCGAAGAGCAAATGATTAATGGTGTGCTTGCTGGCTATCCTATGCAGGATGTCAAAGCGACCTTAGTTGATGGTTCTTACCATGATGTCGACTCAAGTGAGATAGCGTTTAGAATCGCTGCCTCAATGGCGTTCAGGGAAGGTGCACTTGATGCACAACCAGTTCTCCTTGAACCAATGATGAAAGTTGAAATAACCACGCCAGAAGACTGGATGGGTAGTGTAGTAGGTGACTTAAACCGTCGCCGCGGCATTATTGAAGGCATGGAAGACGGAACTGCAGGACTTAAAGTTGTCCGTGCGCAGGTGCCATTGTCTGTCATGTTTGGCTATTCAACTGACTTACGTTCAGCGACACAAGGCCGTGCTTCTTACTCTATGGAGTTTAGTGAGTACGCTGAAGTGCCGAAGAATGTGGCTGATGCTATTATTGCCGAGCGTGGTTAA
- the rplC gene encoding 50S ribosomal protein L3: MIGLVGRKVGMTRVFTEEGVSIPVTVVEVENNRVSQVRTLDTDGYSAIQITAGAKKANRVNKAEAGHFAKAGVEAGRGLWEFRLENGEEFEVGAELNVELFNEVKKVDVTGTSKGKGFQGAVKRWNFSTQDMTHGNSLSHRAPGSIGQCQTPGRVFKGKKMAGHMGAERVTTQNLEIVRVDAERNLLLIKGAVPGSIGGNVIVKPAIKA, from the coding sequence ATGATTGGTCTAGTCGGACGTAAAGTGGGTATGACCCGCGTATTTACCGAAGAAGGCGTTTCTATCCCAGTAACTGTAGTGGAAGTAGAAAACAACCGTGTATCACAAGTTCGTACTCTTGATACTGATGGTTATTCTGCAATCCAGATTACAGCTGGTGCTAAGAAAGCTAACCGCGTTAATAAAGCCGAAGCTGGTCACTTTGCGAAAGCAGGTGTTGAAGCAGGTCGCGGTCTTTGGGAATTCCGTTTAGAAAACGGTGAAGAGTTTGAAGTTGGCGCTGAGCTAAACGTAGAACTTTTCAATGAAGTAAAAAAAGTAGACGTTACTGGTACTTCTAAAGGTAAAGGCTTCCAAGGCGCTGTTAAGCGTTGGAATTTCTCTACTCAAGATATGACTCACGGTAACTCCTTGTCTCACCGCGCACCAGGTTCAATTGGCCAATGTCAAACTCCAGGTCGCGTATTTAAAGGCAAGAAAATGGCTGGTCACATGGGTGCTGAGCGTGTAACGACTCAAAACCTAGAGATCGTACGTGTTGACGCTGAGCGCAATCTGCTTCTTATTAAAGGTGCAGTACCAGGCTCAATCGGCGGCAACGTTATCGTAAAACCAGCTATTAAAGCATAA
- the tusC gene encoding sulfurtransferase complex subunit TusC, translating into MKSIAFVFTTSPHTTASGREALDAVLATSAYSENLSLFFIGDGISQLLKHQQPQSILSRDYISAFRLLDLYEVEDLFVCETSLQEFGFSADDLFLDARLLSGTEIAQKLAACDVVLRF; encoded by the coding sequence TTGAAAAGTATTGCCTTTGTATTTACTACCTCACCACACACGACAGCCAGTGGGCGTGAAGCACTGGATGCCGTATTAGCTACCTCAGCTTACAGTGAAAACCTGTCGCTGTTTTTTATTGGTGATGGCATTAGTCAGTTATTGAAGCATCAACAACCGCAATCAATACTGAGCCGTGACTATATCTCAGCATTTCGACTGCTGGATTTATATGAGGTAGAAGATCTGTTTGTCTGTGAGACTAGCCTTCAAGAATTTGGCTTTTCTGCGGATGACCTATTTTTGGATGCGCGGTTACTCAGCGGTACTGAAATCGCCCAAAAACTGGCCGCTTGCGATGTGGTATTAAGGTTTTAA
- the rpsJ gene encoding 30S ribosomal protein S10, producing MQNQRIRIRLKAFDYKLIDASTAEIVETAKRTGAQVRGPIPLPTRKERFTVLISPHVNKDARDQYEIRTHKRLIDIVEPTDKTVDALMRLDLAAGVDVQISLG from the coding sequence ATGCAGAACCAACGTATTCGTATCCGCCTTAAAGCTTTCGATTATAAACTAATCGATGCTTCAACTGCGGAAATCGTTGAAACAGCAAAACGTACCGGCGCGCAGGTTCGTGGTCCTATTCCACTACCTACTCGTAAAGAACGTTTCACTGTTCTTATCTCTCCACACGTTAACAAAGACGCGCGTGACCAGTATGAAATTCGTACACACAAGCGTTTGATCGACATCGTAGAACCAACTGACAAGACTGTAGATGCTCTTATGCGTCTAGACCTTGCTGCTGGTGTTGATGTTCAAATCAGCCTAGGTTAA
- the tuf gene encoding elongation factor Tu: MSKEKFERTKPHVNVGTIGHVDHGKTTLTAAICTTLSKVYGGEAKDFASIDNAPEERERGITIATSHVEYDTPERHYAHVDCPGHADYVKNMITGAAQMDGGILVVAATDGPMPQTREHILLGRQVGIPYIIVFMNKCDMVDDEELLELVEMEVRELLSEYEYPGDDLPVIQGSALGALNGEKQWEDKIVELAEALDSYIPLPERAVDQPFLLPIEDVFSIQGRGTVVTGRIERGILRVGDEVEIVGIKETTLTTCTGVEMFRKLLDEGRAGENVGALLRGTKRDDVERGQVLAAKGSINPHTKFESEVYVLSKDEGGRHTPFFKGYRPQFYFRTTDVTGDITLPEGVEMVMPGDNVQMTVELIAPIAMDEGLRFAIREGGRTVGAGVVAKIFD, from the coding sequence GTGTCTAAAGAAAAATTTGAACGTACGAAACCGCACGTAAACGTTGGTACTATCGGCCACGTTGACCACGGTAAAACAACTCTAACTGCAGCTATCTGTACTACTCTTTCAAAAGTATACGGTGGTGAAGCTAAAGACTTCGCATCTATCGATAATGCTCCAGAAGAGCGTGAGCGCGGTATCACAATCGCTACTTCTCACGTAGAGTACGATACTCCAGAACGTCACTACGCACACGTAGACTGTCCAGGACACGCCGATTATGTTAAAAACATGATCACTGGTGCTGCTCAAATGGACGGTGGTATCCTAGTTGTTGCTGCAACTGATGGTCCAATGCCTCAAACTCGTGAGCACATCCTACTTGGCCGTCAGGTTGGTATTCCTTACATCATCGTATTCATGAACAAATGTGACATGGTTGATGACGAAGAACTACTTGAACTAGTAGAAATGGAAGTTCGTGAACTTCTTTCTGAGTACGAATACCCAGGAGATGATCTTCCAGTAATCCAAGGTTCTGCACTTGGCGCACTAAACGGCGAGAAGCAGTGGGAAGACAAGATCGTTGAGCTTGCAGAAGCACTAGATTCTTACATTCCACTTCCAGAGCGTGCTGTTGACCAACCGTTCCTACTACCAATTGAAGATGTATTCTCAATTCAAGGTCGTGGTACTGTTGTTACTGGTCGTATCGAGCGTGGTATCCTACGCGTAGGTGACGAAGTAGAAATCGTTGGTATTAAAGAAACAACTCTTACTACTTGTACTGGTGTTGAAATGTTCCGTAAACTGCTTGACGAAGGTCGTGCTGGTGAGAACGTTGGTGCACTACTACGTGGTACTAAGCGTGATGACGTTGAACGTGGCCAAGTACTTGCTGCTAAAGGTTCAATCAACCCACACACTAAATTTGAGTCAGAAGTATACGTTCTTTCAAAAGATGAAGGCGGCCGTCATACTCCTTTCTTCAAAGGTTACCGTCCACAGTTCTACTTCCGTACAACTGACGTAACAGGCGATATCACTCTACCTGAAGGCGTAGAAATGGTAATGCCAGGTGACAACGTTCAAATGACTGTTGAGCTAATCGCTCCAATCGCAATGGACGAAGGTCTACGCTTCGCAATCCGTGAAGGTGGCCGTACTGTTGGTGCTGGTGTTGTTGCTAAGATCTTTGACTAA
- the tusD gene encoding sulfurtransferase complex subunit TusD, which yields MSLTYTLVVNGEVYGEQSSLNAYQFAKALIGKGHRLVNVFFYQQGVTNGNGLTVPANDEFDLVSAWQQLAAEHGVLLQTCVAAALRRGMVGQQEAEQHQLAQSNLADGFEQSGLGSLAESLLSQDRVVQF from the coding sequence TTGAGCTTAACGTACACCTTAGTGGTGAATGGTGAGGTATATGGTGAGCAGTCAAGTTTGAATGCTTATCAGTTTGCCAAAGCCTTGATCGGAAAAGGGCACCGTTTAGTGAATGTTTTCTTTTACCAACAAGGCGTGACTAACGGTAACGGTTTAACTGTGCCTGCCAATGACGAATTTGATTTGGTTTCAGCGTGGCAGCAGTTGGCAGCAGAGCATGGGGTGTTATTGCAAACATGTGTAGCGGCTGCCTTGCGCCGAGGTATGGTCGGGCAACAAGAAGCCGAGCAACACCAGTTAGCACAGTCTAATCTTGCTGACGGTTTTGAGCAGTCTGGATTAGGCAGTTTAGCTGAGTCACTATTGAGTCAAGATAGGGTAGTGCAGTTTTGA
- the rpsG gene encoding 30S ribosomal protein S7, with amino-acid sequence MPRRRVIGQRKILPDPKFKSELLAKFVNILMVDGKKSTAEKIVYTALEVMAEKSGKDHLAVFEEALENVRPAVEVKSRRVGGSTYQVPVEVRPVRRNALAMRWLVEAARKRGEKSMAQRLAAEMLDASENKGTAVKKREDVHRMADANKAFAHYRW; translated from the coding sequence ATGCCACGTCGTCGCGTTATTGGTCAGCGTAAGATCCTTCCAGATCCTAAGTTCAAATCTGAATTGCTGGCAAAATTCGTTAACATCCTTATGGTTGACGGAAAAAAATCTACTGCAGAAAAAATTGTTTACACTGCACTAGAAGTTATGGCTGAGAAGTCTGGTAAAGACCACTTAGCTGTATTTGAAGAAGCTCTTGAAAATGTTCGCCCAGCGGTAGAAGTTAAATCTCGCCGTGTAGGTGGTTCAACTTACCAAGTACCTGTAGAAGTACGTCCGGTTCGCCGTAACGCACTTGCTATGCGTTGGTTGGTTGAAGCTGCGCGCAAGCGTGGTGAAAAATCTATGGCTCAACGCCTAGCTGCTGAAATGCTAGACGCGTCTGAGAACAAAGGTACTGCGGTTAAGAAACGTGAAGACGTTCACCGCATGGCTGACGCTAACAAAGCGTTTGCTCACTACCGCTGGTAA